One window of the candidate division WOR-3 bacterium genome contains the following:
- a CDS encoding Glu/Leu/Phe/Val dehydrogenase, whose amino-acid sequence MKKFSVAEMAQKQVERAAKAMNLPEHLLKIFMCPKRVLRVTFPIQMDDGTVKCFTGFRCQYNDARGPTKGGVRYHPDVTEDEVIALAAWMTWKCALVDLPYGGAKGGVICDPMKLSEKELEKITRRYTTEIMPILGPQIDIPAPDVFTTSKTMAWMMDTFSMMTGHTEPAVVTGKPEVLGGSKGRKEATGRGVFINTRELFRKLGKSLKGAKVIVQGFGNVGSYAAYFLSQEGAKIIAASDSSTGIIDPNGLDVTEMMECVEKHKLLEPYEKGKKVPRDEVLYQEADILIPAALENQIREDNADKIKVKAIIEGANGPTTPEADEILEKKGIYIVPDILANSGGVIVSHFEWVQALSGLYWEEKEVNERLENKLVKTFNEVWEISQKMKTSLRISAYIVALNRVAEVYKYRGIFP is encoded by the coding sequence ATGAAAAAATTTTCAGTTGCGGAGATGGCACAAAAACAGGTAGAAAGGGCAGCAAAGGCAATGAATCTGCCCGAACACTTATTAAAGATTTTTATGTGTCCCAAGAGGGTTTTGAGGGTCACATTCCCTATACAAATGGATGATGGGACTGTGAAATGTTTCACTGGTTTCAGGTGCCAGTATAATGATGCCCGTGGACCAACAAAGGGAGGTGTCCGTTATCATCCGGATGTCACCGAAGACGAAGTCATTGCTCTTGCTGCATGGATGACCTGGAAGTGTGCACTCGTTGATTTACCTTATGGTGGTGCGAAGGGTGGTGTAATATGTGACCCGATGAAATTATCTGAGAAAGAACTGGAAAAGATTACACGGAGATATACCACAGAAATTATGCCGATTTTGGGACCGCAAATCGACATTCCTGCACCCGATGTCTTTACCACATCAAAGACCATGGCGTGGATGATGGATACATTCAGTATGATGACCGGGCATACTGAACCAGCGGTTGTCACTGGCAAACCTGAGGTTCTGGGCGGTTCCAAAGGCAGAAAAGAAGCGACCGGTAGAGGTGTGTTTATCAATACGCGCGAATTGTTTCGTAAGCTTGGAAAATCTTTAAAAGGGGCAAAGGTTATTGTTCAAGGGTTCGGTAATGTCGGGAGCTATGCAGCATACTTTTTGTCCCAAGAAGGTGCTAAAATTATTGCGGCATCTGATTCTTCAACCGGGATTATTGACCCTAACGGCCTTGATGTAACAGAGATGATGGAATGTGTAGAAAAACATAAATTGCTTGAACCATATGAAAAAGGGAAAAAAGTACCAAGGGATGAAGTCTTGTATCAGGAAGCAGATATATTAATCCCGGCCGCACTTGAAAATCAAATTCGTGAAGATAATGCCGACAAGATTAAGGTCAAGGCAATAATAGAGGGCGCAAATGGTCCAACAACTCCTGAGGCAGATGAAATCCTTGAGAAGAAAGGTATATATATTGTGCCTGATATTTTAGCAAATTCCGGTGGAGTTATCGTCAGCCATTTTGAATGGGTACAGGCACTGTCGGGCTTATACTGGGAAGAAAAAGAAGTAAATGAGCGACTTGAAAATAAATTAGTGAAAACATTCAATGAGGTATGGGAAATATCGCAGAAGATGAAAACATCTTTAAGAATCTCTGCATATATCGTGGCTCTAAATCGGGTTGCGGAGGTCTATAAGTATAGAGGAATTTTCCCATAA
- a CDS encoding FAD-binding protein, whose product MAELKFIGGYPEYMRKLIDVVNKTRPQRKDYTPKAMSMAEREEVLKLCHPDYAPGGKRQILFGPNAGDLAPNEVVDLLEAHPLIDPDSFTITNPDYSVDLLIIGGGLAGTSAALLANDNGIKAENILLVNKLRHGDSNSMMAEGGTQAADRENDSPLIHYIDTIGGGHFANKPEVVEALVNDAPFVMEWLCSLGAMLDRNPDGSFVEKAFGGGSRLRMHACRDYTGLEELRVLRDEFRCRQIPYLEFYPVIEFLTDGDRVTGVILYNLETGEYKVVQAKAIILATGGFGRLHIRGFPTTNHYGATADGIVLAYRAGAKLRDTDTVQYHPTGAAYPQQIIGLLLTEKLRGMGAQPVNIDGEAFVFPLEPRDVEASAFIKECYVNGKGIVTPTGMRGVWLDTPLIDLKNGPGTIEKAFPGMLRLYKRFDIDIRKDPVLVFPTLHYQNGGVETDPWGRTNLEGLWVAGEVSGGVHGKNRLMGNSTLDCLVFGRRAGIATAEYLKNNPSFGKLTLEHLKRYKKMMEDAGIKTTRKAPILFPDYRGKAVLARKIDLFR is encoded by the coding sequence ATGGCAGAATTAAAATTTATAGGTGGTTATCCTGAATATATGCGGAAACTCATAGATGTGGTGAATAAGACAAGACCACAGCGTAAGGATTATACACCTAAGGCAATGTCTATGGCAGAAAGGGAAGAGGTTTTGAAATTATGCCATCCTGATTATGCCCCGGGTGGTAAGAGGCAGATATTGTTCGGACCAAATGCAGGAGACCTTGCACCAAATGAAGTGGTAGATTTATTAGAAGCACATCCCCTGATTGACCCTGATTCATTCACTATCACTAATCCTGACTATAGTGTTGACCTTTTGATAATTGGCGGCGGTTTGGCGGGCACATCTGCGGCTTTACTTGCAAACGATAATGGTATAAAGGCAGAAAATATCTTGCTTGTAAATAAACTTCGGCATGGTGATTCAAACTCAATGATGGCAGAAGGCGGAACCCAGGCCGCAGACAGAGAAAATGATTCACCACTAATCCATTACATAGATACCATTGGTGGTGGTCATTTTGCAAACAAACCAGAGGTTGTTGAGGCGCTGGTCAATGATGCTCCCTTTGTGATGGAGTGGCTCTGCAGTCTTGGTGCCATGCTTGATAGAAATCCTGATGGTAGTTTTGTAGAAAAGGCATTTGGTGGTGGTTCAAGATTGAGGATGCATGCGTGCCGGGATTATACCGGACTTGAGGAATTACGTGTATTAAGGGATGAATTCAGGTGCCGTCAGATACCGTATCTTGAATTTTACCCGGTGATTGAATTTTTGACTGACGGAGACCGTGTTACTGGTGTTATTCTATATAATCTTGAGACCGGCGAGTACAAGGTTGTTCAGGCAAAAGCAATTATACTTGCTACCGGCGGTTTTGGCAGATTACATATTAGAGGTTTTCCTACAACCAATCATTATGGTGCAACTGCAGATGGCATTGTCCTTGCCTATCGTGCGGGTGCAAAACTGCGTGATACTGATACGGTCCAGTATCATCCCACAGGTGCAGCATATCCACAGCAGATAATAGGACTATTGTTAACGGAAAAACTAAGGGGAATGGGTGCGCAACCTGTAAATATTGATGGTGAGGCATTTGTATTTCCACTTGAGCCAAGGGATGTAGAAGCATCCGCATTTATCAAAGAATGCTATGTCAACGGAAAAGGGATTGTTACCCCTACAGGGATGAGAGGGGTCTGGCTTGATACCCCGTTAATTGATCTCAAAAATGGTCCGGGTACAATTGAAAAGGCATTTCCGGGCATGTTAAGGCTATATAAGAGATTTGATATAGATATAAGAAAAGACCCGGTTCTTGTATTTCCGACTTTACACTATCAAAATGGTGGTGTTGAAACTGACCCTTGGGGAAGGACTAATTTAGAAGGCTTATGGGTGGCGGGCGAAGTATCGGGTGGTGTCCATGGTAAGAACCGATTAATGGGAAATTCAACCCTTGATTGTCTTGTTTTTGGTAGAAGAGCAGGGATTGCAACCGCTGAATATTTAAAGAATAACCCAAGTTTTGGTAAACTAACACTTGAACACCTAAAAAGATATAAAAAGATGATGGAAGATGCAGGAATAAAGACGACAAGAAAGGCACCGATACTGTTTCCTGATTATCGTGGCAAGGCTGTTCTGGCAAGGAAGATAGATTTATTCAGGTAA
- a CDS encoding DUF6754 domain-containing protein — MQIILLLIASEGGQSSGVNIFNVARLNVLIALIIYGALLLWFIYHARKGKQLFIRKISGLEAVDEAVGRATEMGKPILYVPGLATIDVISTIASMNILSQVAKKTAEYNTTLLVPNRDPVVYTVAREVVKEAYTDAGRPDAFNPDNVYFLTQDQFGYTSAVCGTMVRDKPATNLFIGYFWAESLVLAETGATTGAIQIAGTDSIFQLPFFIVACDYTLIGEELYAASAYLSREPLLLGSLKGQDWGKMIILGVLLLSSIIALLGWEKVASLFNIG, encoded by the coding sequence ATGCAAATAATTTTACTTTTGATTGCCAGTGAAGGTGGGCAATCATCAGGGGTAAATATCTTTAATGTTGCAAGATTAAATGTTCTCATCGCACTGATAATCTATGGAGCACTCCTTCTATGGTTTATATATCACGCGCGCAAGGGTAAACAATTATTTATTAGAAAGATCAGCGGGCTTGAGGCAGTTGATGAAGCGGTGGGAAGGGCTACAGAAATGGGTAAACCAATCTTGTATGTTCCCGGACTTGCTACAATTGATGTTATTTCAACCATCGCATCAATGAACATACTCTCACAGGTTGCAAAAAAGACTGCAGAGTATAATACCACACTTCTTGTTCCTAATCGTGACCCGGTAGTCTATACTGTAGCAAGGGAAGTCGTGAAGGAGGCATACACAGACGCAGGAAGGCCTGATGCCTTCAATCCTGATAATGTCTATTTTTTAACCCAGGACCAATTTGGCTATACTTCTGCAGTCTGTGGAACGATGGTGAGGGACAAGCCTGCCACAAATCTTTTCATTGGCTATTTCTGGGCTGAATCACTCGTCCTTGCTGAAACTGGAGCCACGACTGGTGCAATCCAGATTGCTGGGACTGATTCTATCTTCCAATTACCATTCTTTATCGTCGCCTGTGATTATACCCTTATCGGTGAAGAACTATATGCTGCAAGTGCCTATCTCTCCCGTGAACCATTGCTTTTAGGTTCTCTAAAGGGTCAGGATTGGGGTAAAATGATAATACTCGGTGTCCTTTTGCTAAGTTCAATCATTGCGCTTTTGGGTTGGGAAAAGGTTGCCTCATTATTCAATATAGGATGA
- a CDS encoding SLBB domain-containing protein produces the protein MQNFKFIKLITCFFALIIFLFAQSNSPTTSFGLDKPIISEEYTLMPGDSLLVTITGSTNYSYKTGITYEGKITINMPVASLPTSQGIFVPQYDVVAAVPIYGLSLKAARDSLSRVFTKYYRNINVDLTLLGMRTFFVYVAGEIRNPGSISAYPVDRVSEIIKKAGGTTSIGTKTKIELRRKNQLYKIVNLEEFERFGNTENNPFVQDGDLIFVPKMEKSVIVKGAVFGKMGYELKVSQLTAAMEKTSEGLYELNEGEKVADLISKAGGVTPWADLKNAYIQRSDKKIEVKLHEALVNPESESNIAMQDGDILVVPSINAVVYVQGQVVNPGPFPFQPNLKASDYIGLAGGPLAEASMSSAYVLRGNKKISVKKDPIIMEGDRIMVPRQIFKFWQDYVEIGSVVASLLISYLTLTTLSK, from the coding sequence ATGCAAAATTTTAAATTTATCAAATTAATTACTTGCTTTTTCGCTCTGATAATCTTTCTTTTTGCTCAGTCAAATAGCCCCACCACTTCTTTTGGATTGGATAAACCAATAATTTCAGAAGAATACACCCTTATGCCAGGTGATTCATTACTTGTAACAATTACAGGTTCAACAAACTATTCTTACAAAACAGGAATAACATATGAAGGTAAGATTACCATAAATATGCCGGTGGCATCCTTACCAACATCCCAGGGCATCTTTGTTCCACAGTATGATGTCGTAGCAGCAGTTCCCATTTACGGACTCAGTTTAAAAGCAGCACGGGACTCACTATCAAGGGTATTTACCAAATACTACAGGAACATAAATGTTGATTTAACACTTCTTGGCATGCGAACATTTTTTGTCTATGTTGCTGGTGAAATAAGAAATCCTGGTAGCATCTCTGCCTATCCTGTTGACCGGGTGTCAGAAATAATAAAAAAGGCTGGTGGCACAACTTCTATTGGCACAAAAACCAAGATTGAATTGAGGAGAAAAAATCAACTATATAAAATTGTGAACCTCGAAGAATTTGAAAGATTTGGAAATACTGAAAATAATCCTTTTGTTCAGGATGGTGATTTAATTTTTGTTCCCAAGATGGAAAAATCAGTGATTGTAAAAGGAGCGGTTTTTGGTAAAATGGGCTATGAACTGAAGGTATCACAATTGACCGCTGCAATGGAAAAAACGAGCGAAGGATTGTATGAATTAAATGAAGGTGAAAAGGTTGCAGACTTAATCAGCAAGGCAGGTGGTGTAACCCCTTGGGCAGATTTAAAAAATGCTTATATCCAGAGGAGCGACAAAAAAATTGAAGTCAAACTTCACGAGGCACTTGTGAATCCTGAAAGCGAGTCAAATATTGCAATGCAGGATGGAGATATTCTAGTGGTACCGTCAATAAATGCCGTTGTATATGTCCAGGGTCAGGTTGTAAATCCCGGTCCTTTTCCTTTTCAGCCAAATTTAAAGGCAAGCGATTATATCGGACTTGCGGGTGGACCACTTGCTGAAGCGAGTATGTCAAGCGCATATGTTTTAAGGGGCAACAAAAAGATTTCGGTCAAAAAAGACCCAATAATTATGGAAGGAGACAGAATAATGGTGCCGAGACAGATATTCAAATTCTGGCAGGACTATGTTGAAATTGGTTCAGTCGTTGCTTCCCTCTTGATAAGTTATTTAACCTTAACTACATTGTCAAAATAG
- a CDS encoding 2Fe-2S iron-sulfur cluster-binding protein has product MIKFKLNGLEVQVEEGMTILEACKFFGIEIPTLCYYEGLTPYGGCRLCLVEIGEGDNAKLVSSCTYPVEEGLVVRTNTKRVINARKMMIELLLSICPQSKTIQDLASKYNVRKVRFKVRNDDCILCGLCVRMCKEQMQAGAIGIVERGYKKKIATPFDIRSEVCRLCGGCIYICPACQLRCQGPEPPTDLCNACLSLEPTCITNHDDYQCWMATTGNCGTCEGRPDQIKQKK; this is encoded by the coding sequence ATGATTAAATTTAAATTAAACGGACTTGAAGTACAAGTTGAAGAAGGAATGACTATATTAGAAGCCTGCAAGTTTTTCGGTATTGAAATCCCCACACTCTGTTATTATGAAGGGCTAACTCCTTACGGTGGTTGCCGGCTCTGTCTGGTTGAGATTGGTGAAGGTGATAATGCGAAATTGGTTAGTTCCTGCACTTATCCAGTAGAAGAAGGACTTGTCGTGAGAACAAATACCAAACGTGTGATAAATGCCAGAAAGATGATGATTGAACTTCTGTTATCAATCTGTCCACAATCAAAGACGATACAGGACCTGGCATCTAAATATAATGTCCGCAAAGTTCGCTTTAAAGTTCGTAATGACGATTGTATACTCTGTGGTCTATGTGTAAGAATGTGTAAAGAGCAGATGCAGGCAGGTGCAATCGGAATAGTTGAGCGGGGTTATAAGAAAAAAATTGCAACCCCATTTGATATACGTTCAGAAGTCTGTAGACTCTGTGGTGGTTGCATTTATATCTGCCCGGCCTGCCAGTTAAGATGTCAGGGACCAGAGCCTCCAACTGATCTCTGCAATGCCTGTCTGAGTCTGGAACCAACCTGCATTACAAACCATGATGATTATCAATGCTGGATGGCTACAACAGGCAATTGTGGAACCTGTGAAGGCCGTCCAGATCAAATAAAGCAAAAAAAATGA
- a CDS encoding FMN-binding glutamate synthase family protein, with protein sequence MGSLSRINASAATLTKNRTEDSIVSLSGMCVTCVDGCIGMCEIGKSAYRGHEVLYPQPFGIITAASEKNYPVDYSHFNIMGTAVGAHGIEADPDKAIFPNVNIEQRIGHDKGIKVRFPAVVPGLGSTNVAKNNWDGIAVGAAISGIIMTIGENVAAMDMETEIKNGRVVKAPDLEYRVKAYKQWQRDGYGTIVVQANVEDTRLGVQEYAIEKLGVEAVELKWGQGAKDIGGEVKIKDLKKAQELRKRGYVVLPDPLDENVIKAFEKRAFSEFERHSRIGMVELESFVKRVEELRKAGAKYVFLKTGAYRPADLARAIKYSSIAKIDLLTVDGAGGGTGMSPWHMMNEWGVPPVELHSLTYFYADKLAKKGEYVPAIAFAGGIAFEDQIFKALALGAPYVKLVGMARSIVCAAMVGKTIGKKIEEEEIPVFVERFGNQKEEIFVTASALKRELGKDFDKLSTGAIGVYTYIERLAQGLRQLMCGNRKFALDYITRDDIAALTKEAAEISGIPYVTEVDKEEVEKILNS encoded by the coding sequence ATGGGTTCTTTATCAAGAATAAATGCATCAGCAGCAACCTTAACAAAAAATAGAACTGAGGATTCAATAGTATCCCTCAGTGGAATGTGTGTCACCTGTGTTGATGGTTGTATCGGTATGTGTGAGATTGGTAAATCTGCATACCGCGGTCATGAAGTCTTATATCCACAACCCTTTGGTATAATCACCGCAGCATCCGAGAAAAATTATCCAGTTGATTATTCGCATTTTAATATCATGGGAACTGCGGTTGGTGCCCATGGTATTGAAGCTGATCCGGATAAGGCAATATTCCCTAATGTAAATATTGAACAGCGAATTGGACACGATAAAGGAATAAAGGTAAGATTCCCGGCGGTTGTGCCCGGTCTTGGATCAACAAATGTAGCCAAGAATAATTGGGATGGAATTGCGGTTGGTGCAGCAATTTCCGGAATAATAATGACAATTGGTGAAAATGTTGCTGCAATGGATATGGAAACCGAAATAAAGAATGGAAGAGTTGTAAAGGCACCTGATTTAGAATACCGGGTAAAGGCGTATAAACAATGGCAAAGGGATGGCTACGGCACAATTGTTGTTCAGGCAAATGTTGAGGATACAAGACTCGGTGTTCAGGAATATGCGATTGAAAAACTCGGTGTAGAAGCAGTAGAATTAAAATGGGGACAGGGTGCAAAGGATATCGGCGGTGAAGTGAAGATAAAGGATTTGAAAAAGGCGCAGGAATTACGCAAAAGGGGTTATGTAGTACTGCCTGACCCGCTTGACGAAAATGTGATAAAGGCATTTGAAAAGAGGGCATTTTCTGAATTTGAGAGACATTCAAGAATTGGAATGGTTGAACTTGAATCCTTTGTGAAAAGGGTTGAGGAATTGCGCAAGGCGGGTGCAAAGTATGTCTTCTTGAAGACCGGTGCGTATCGTCCGGCTGACCTGGCAAGGGCAATTAAATATTCTTCAATAGCAAAGATTGACCTTTTGACTGTTGATGGTGCTGGTGGTGGAACTGGTATGAGCCCATGGCATATGATGAATGAATGGGGAGTTCCACCGGTGGAATTACATTCTCTCACTTATTTCTATGCCGACAAACTTGCCAAAAAGGGTGAATATGTTCCTGCAATCGCATTTGCTGGTGGTATAGCGTTTGAGGACCAGATCTTCAAGGCACTGGCACTTGGTGCTCCTTATGTAAAGCTTGTTGGTATGGCACGTTCAATAGTATGTGCGGCTATGGTTGGAAAAACAATTGGTAAGAAGATTGAAGAAGAAGAAATTCCTGTCTTCGTAGAGAGATTTGGCAATCAGAAGGAAGAAATATTTGTCACTGCCTCTGCACTCAAACGAGAGCTTGGTAAAGATTTTGATAAACTTTCAACCGGTGCAATTGGTGTCTACACATATATTGAAAGATTGGCACAGGGATTGAGGCAATTGATGTGCGGTAATAGAAAATTCGCCCTTGATTATATCACCAGAGATGACATTGCCGCATTGACAAAAGAAGCAGCAGAGATTTCAGGAATACCTTATGTTACTGAAGTAGATAAAGAGGAAGTTGAGAAAATTCTAAATTCCTAA
- a CDS encoding 4Fe-4S dicluster domain-containing protein, translating to MAEDKKNIMDEIAEANKSVVTGIDEKDIQHWINISIMGKKYRVPAGLTIMQAMEFAGYRFIRSCGCRAGFCGACTTVYRIEGDYRLKTALACQTRAEEGMYLVQIPFTPAQRANYDINQLRPNIEAFLKVYPEILKCLGCNTCTKACPQDIDVMEYIACGKRGDVEKMAEISFDCIMCGLCSIRCPAELAQYNYAQLGRRLFGKYGMPIPEHLKKRLDELKQGKYEAELKRLMTAPVDELRKIYTSRDIEKE from the coding sequence ATGGCTGAGGATAAAAAGAATATTATGGATGAAATCGCAGAGGCAAATAAATCAGTAGTAACTGGAATTGATGAGAAAGACATCCAACATTGGATTAATATCTCAATTATGGGAAAGAAATATCGTGTGCCTGCAGGATTAACTATAATGCAGGCGATGGAATTTGCAGGATATAGATTTATTCGTTCCTGTGGTTGTCGTGCTGGATTCTGCGGTGCCTGTACTACTGTTTACAGGATTGAAGGCGATTATAGATTAAAGACCGCACTTGCCTGTCAGACCCGGGCTGAAGAAGGTATGTATCTTGTGCAGATACCATTTACACCTGCACAGAGGGCAAATTATGATATAAACCAGTTAAGGCCTAACATTGAAGCATTTTTAAAAGTGTATCCTGAGATATTGAAATGCCTTGGCTGTAATACCTGCACAAAAGCCTGTCCCCAGGATATTGATGTAATGGAATACATCGCCTGCGGTAAAAGAGGGGATGTTGAAAAGATGGCAGAAATTTCGTTTGATTGCATTATGTGCGGATTATGTTCAATTCGTTGCCCTGCCGAACTTGCCCAATATAATTATGCCCAGTTAGGAAGAAGATTATTCGGAAAATATGGAATGCCAATTCCTGAACACCTGAAAAAAAGATTGGACGAATTGAAACAGGGAAAATATGAGGCAGAATTAAAGAGATTGATGACTGCACCAGTTGATGAATTACGAAAAATCTATACTTCTCGAGATATAGAGAAGGAGTAG